In Streptomyces camelliae, the sequence CACCGAGTACGCCCGGTGACTCACCCTGCGTCACGTGTCTATGGTGATCAGGTGAGCGAGCACACAGCCCAGGAGGGCACGGCACAGGGGCGGCGCGTGGTCGTCGTCGGCGCGGGCATGGCCGGGGTGCAGACCGCGGTCGCGCTGCGGGAACAGGGCTTCAAGGGCGCCGTCACCCTGCTCGGCGCCGAGCCGCACCAGCCGTACGACCGGCCGCCGCTGTCCAAGGCCGTGCTGCTCGGCAAGGCCGAGGACTCCGCCTTCGAGGTGGACTTCGACTCGCTCGGCGTCGAGCTGAGGCTCGGCTGCGAGGTGCTGGGCGTGCGCACCGACGAGCACGAGCTGGACACCGAGGCGGGCCCGGTGCCGTACGACGTCCTGGTCCTCGCCACCGGCGCCGAACCGATCACCCTGCCCGGCACCGAGGGCGTGCCCGGCGTGCATCTGCTGCGCACCCTGGACGACGCCGAACGGCTGCGGCCGGTGCTCGCCCGGCAGCACGAGATCGTGGTCGTCGGCGCCGGCTGGATCGGCGCCGAGTTCGCCACGGCCGCGCGCGAGGCGGGCTGCGCGGTCACCGTCGTCGAGGCCGCCGACCGGCCGCTCGCCGGCGCCCTGCCCGCCGAGGTCGCGGCCCCCATGGCCGCCTGGTACGCCGACGCGGGTGCCGAACTGCGCACCCACGCGCGCGTGGAGCGCGTCGAGCCCGGCGCGGTGGTGCTCGCCGACGGCACACGGCTGCCCGCGGGCGCCGTCGTCGTCGGCATCGGCGCCCGCCCCGCCACCGGCTGGCTGGCCGGCTCCGGCATCGAGCTGGGCCCGCACGGGGACGTCCTCGCCGACGCCCACCTGCGCACCGGTGTGGCGGACGTGTACGCGGTCGGCGACTGCGCCTCCTTCCCCTCGGCCCGCTACGGCGAACGGCTGCTCGTCCACCACTGGGACAACGCCCTGCAGGGCCCGCGCACGGTCGCCGCGAACATCCTGGGGGAGACCCCGCGGGTGTACGACCCGGTGCCGTACTTCTGGTCCGAGCAGTTCGGCCGCTTCGTGCAGTACGCCGGGCATCACGCCGCCGCCGACCGGCTGGTCTGGCGCGGCGACCCGGCGGGCCCCGCCTGGACGGTGTGCTGGCTGCGCGAGGACCGCCTCGTGGCCGTGCTGGCCGTCGGCCGGCCGCGCGATCTGGCCCAGGGCCGGAAGCTGATCGAGGCGGGCCGCGCCATGGACGCGCAGGCGCTGGCGGACCCGGGCAAACCCCTGAAGGACGCAACCGCCGACTAGCACACCCTCCCAGCTGGACCTGCCTGACTTCCGACTGTCAGTGAGGGATGGCAGGCTTGTCCCTGTGACCGAGATTGACGCAAAGATCGATGCTCTCGTCCCCGCCTGGCTCACCCTCCCCGACATCGCAGAGATGCTCGACGTCGAGGTGACGCGTGTGCGGCAGCTGGTCAAGGAGGGCCAGCTCATCGCCGTACGCCGAGGTGAGAACCGGGCGCTGCACGTCCCCGCCGCCTTCATCGACGGGGACAAGGTCGTCAAGGGCCTGTCCGGGACCCTGACGCTGCTGCGGGACGACGGCTTCACGGACGAAGAGATGATCGAGTGGCTCTTCACCCCCGATCCGACCCTGC encodes:
- a CDS encoding NAD(P)/FAD-dependent oxidoreductase, yielding MSEHTAQEGTAQGRRVVVVGAGMAGVQTAVALREQGFKGAVTLLGAEPHQPYDRPPLSKAVLLGKAEDSAFEVDFDSLGVELRLGCEVLGVRTDEHELDTEAGPVPYDVLVLATGAEPITLPGTEGVPGVHLLRTLDDAERLRPVLARQHEIVVVGAGWIGAEFATAAREAGCAVTVVEAADRPLAGALPAEVAAPMAAWYADAGAELRTHARVERVEPGAVVLADGTRLPAGAVVVGIGARPATGWLAGSGIELGPHGDVLADAHLRTGVADVYAVGDCASFPSARYGERLLVHHWDNALQGPRTVAANILGETPRVYDPVPYFWSEQFGRFVQYAGHHAAADRLVWRGDPAGPAWTVCWLREDRLVAVLAVGRPRDLAQGRKLIEAGRAMDAQALADPGKPLKDATAD
- a CDS encoding Rv2175c family DNA-binding protein → MTEIDAKIDALVPAWLTLPDIAEMLDVEVTRVRQLVKEGQLIAVRRGENRALHVPAAFIDGDKVVKGLSGTLTLLRDDGFTDEEMIEWLFTPDPTLPGTPAQALSENRGTEVKRRAQALAV